Proteins encoded together in one Dechloromonas sp. HYN0024 window:
- a CDS encoding PilZ domain-containing protein encodes MSEAKPAPQRPSVLSLNINSKSALYAAFMPHLRCGGIFIPTTRGYTIGDEVFMLLSLMDDPAKLPIAGTVVWITPAGAQNGRAQGIGVHFNNDESGQEARRKIEGLLGGVMQSARPTHTL; translated from the coding sequence ATGAGTGAAGCAAAACCCGCTCCGCAACGCCCTAGCGTTCTTTCGCTCAATATCAATTCGAAATCCGCGCTCTACGCGGCCTTCATGCCCCACTTGCGCTGTGGTGGCATCTTTATCCCGACGACCCGCGGCTACACGATAGGCGACGAAGTTTTCATGCTCCTGTCGCTGATGGATGATCCGGCCAAGTTGCCGATTGCCGGCACCGTCGTCTGGATTACCCCGGCCGGCGCCCAGAATGGCCGGGCGCAGGGCATTGGGGTGCATTTCAACAATGACGAAAGCGGCCAGGAAGCCCGGCGCAAGATCGAAGGCCTGCTCGGCGGCGTCATGCAGTCGGCGCGTCCC
- the holB gene encoding DNA polymerase III subunit delta', with protein sequence MNVIDLHSKVWSGLQARRKQLPHSLLLVGQKGLGKYELARRFAASLLCESPSIDGLACGKCLACNWFEQGNHPDFRLLQPDALGEEVEVEDGKKKPSQQITIDQVRGLDEFFNVGTHRGGLRIILVNPTEAMNRSTANSLLKTLEEPAPDTLFLMVSSEPMRLLPTIRSRCQVVPVPVPSIKLAEKVLADEGITQAERWLALAGGSPGLAMEMAGSGQGAWLELLAKRLGSGRQGDPLALAVELEKAIKDSKGKVSLKHVTEALQKWLVDLTLAKNGLTVRYFLPQQAIIASLADMIPAARLIQSYRALITRRQEAEQPLNVRLFLESLLLDYRALFAN encoded by the coding sequence ATGAACGTTATTGATCTTCATTCGAAAGTCTGGTCTGGGTTGCAGGCAAGGCGCAAGCAATTGCCGCATTCGCTCTTGCTGGTCGGTCAGAAAGGCTTGGGAAAGTATGAACTGGCGAGGCGTTTTGCCGCCAGCCTGCTCTGCGAGTCGCCGTCAATTGACGGGCTGGCTTGCGGCAAATGCCTGGCATGCAACTGGTTCGAGCAGGGCAATCATCCCGATTTTCGTCTGCTTCAACCGGATGCGCTTGGTGAAGAAGTCGAGGTCGAGGATGGCAAGAAAAAGCCCAGTCAGCAGATCACCATTGATCAGGTGCGCGGCCTTGACGAGTTTTTCAACGTTGGTACGCATCGTGGCGGCTTGCGCATCATTCTCGTCAATCCGACCGAGGCAATGAATCGCAGCACCGCAAATTCTCTTCTTAAAACACTTGAAGAACCCGCCCCAGATACATTGTTTTTAATGGTTTCCAGTGAGCCAATGCGCTTGCTGCCGACCATTCGCAGCCGTTGTCAGGTGGTCCCTGTGCCGGTGCCTTCGATCAAGCTGGCCGAAAAGGTGCTGGCTGATGAGGGTATTACCCAGGCCGAGCGCTGGTTGGCGTTGGCCGGTGGGTCGCCAGGACTGGCGATGGAGATGGCGGGGTCCGGGCAGGGAGCGTGGCTGGAGTTGCTGGCCAAACGATTGGGCAGCGGCCGCCAGGGTGATCCGCTGGCGCTGGCGGTCGAACTTGAAAAGGCGATCAAGGACAGCAAGGGCAAGGTAAGCCTGAAACACGTCACCGAAGCCTTGCAGAAATGGCTGGTTGATCTGACGCTGGCGAAAAATGGCCTGACGGTCCGATATTTTCTGCCGCAACAAGCGATTATCGCCAGCTTGGCTGATATGATTCCGGCTGCACGCCTGATTCAATCATATCGTGCCCTGATTACACGCCGGCAGGAGGCCGAGCAGCCGCTCAATGTGCGCCTCTTCCTGGAAAGTCTTCTTCTGGATTATCGAGCCCTGTTTGCCAATTGA
- the tmk gene encoding dTMP kinase, which yields MNGKFITFEGIDGAGKSSHVEWLAELLRARGVVVQVTREPGGTALGEKLRELLLNDTMHLETETLLMFAARREHLAKLIEPALARGEWVICDRFSDATYAYQGGGRGLDRSKFLTLEHWVHGHLQPDLTLLFDLPLEVARERIVLANRVLDKFEQERVDFHERVRQAYLERAHASPSRMRVVNADNSIENIRKQLEQIIASICL from the coding sequence GTGAACGGTAAATTCATCACTTTCGAAGGCATAGATGGCGCTGGCAAGAGCAGTCACGTTGAATGGCTGGCCGAGTTGCTCCGCGCCCGAGGCGTTGTGGTCCAGGTGACCCGCGAACCGGGGGGCACGGCGCTGGGTGAAAAACTGCGGGAACTGCTGCTCAATGACACGATGCATCTGGAAACGGAAACCCTGCTCATGTTCGCCGCCCGCCGCGAGCATCTGGCCAAATTGATCGAGCCAGCCCTGGCCCGTGGCGAATGGGTGATTTGTGATCGCTTCAGCGATGCCACCTATGCCTATCAGGGGGGAGGGCGGGGGCTGGACCGGTCCAAGTTCCTGACACTGGAGCATTGGGTGCATGGCCATTTGCAGCCGGACCTGACGTTATTGTTCGACCTGCCGCTGGAGGTGGCCCGTGAACGTATCGTGCTGGCCAACCGGGTGCTCGACAAATTCGAACAGGAGCGTGTCGATTTTCATGAGCGGGTGCGCCAGGCGTATCTGGAAAGAGCCCATGCCAGCCCGTCCAGAATGCGTGTCGTGAATGCTGATAACAGCATTGAAAATATTCGCAAACAACTTGAACAAATCATTGCATCGATTTGTTTATGA
- the mltG gene encoding endolytic transglycosylase MltG — protein MRLLLKILIPVLLLLVVAAGGLLWWANQPLQLRNSPLDFRVTAGSSLRSAITQMREAGIDVEPTLLSTVARVIRADTSIKAGSYAVKNGVTPMRLLNKLLKGKVTQGELTLVEGWTFRQWRVRMDNHPDLIHETRGLSEAQIVAQLGLDVRSLEGRLFPDTYLFDKQSSDLELLARANRAMLRKLDAEWVQRGPDLPYKSVDEALVMASIIEKETGREADRPLVAAVFVNRLRKGMLLQTDPTVIYGIGAGFDGNLRKRDLLTDTPYNTYTRPGLPPTPIAMPGQASLRAALNPARSEAIYFVARGDGSSQFSQTLDEHNNAVNRYQRGGK, from the coding sequence GTGCGCCTACTACTCAAGATACTCATTCCGGTCTTATTGCTGTTGGTCGTCGCGGCCGGCGGCCTCCTATGGTGGGCCAACCAGCCTCTGCAACTGCGCAATTCGCCGCTTGATTTTCGGGTGACCGCAGGCAGTAGCCTGCGTTCGGCCATTACGCAAATGCGCGAGGCGGGCATCGACGTCGAGCCGACGCTGCTTTCCACGGTGGCCCGCGTCATCCGCGCCGATACGTCGATCAAGGCTGGCAGCTATGCCGTCAAAAATGGCGTTACGCCGATGCGGCTGCTCAACAAGCTGCTCAAGGGCAAGGTGACGCAGGGCGAACTGACGCTGGTCGAAGGCTGGACTTTCCGCCAGTGGCGTGTCCGGATGGATAACCACCCGGATCTGATTCACGAAACGCGTGGTCTGAGCGAGGCTCAGATCGTCGCGCAACTGGGGCTTGATGTCCGCAGTCTGGAAGGCCGGCTGTTTCCCGATACTTATCTTTTCGACAAGCAGTCGAGCGATCTGGAACTGCTGGCGCGGGCCAATCGCGCCATGCTGCGCAAACTCGACGCCGAATGGGTGCAACGGGGCCCTGATTTGCCCTACAAATCGGTTGATGAGGCTCTGGTCATGGCTTCGATCATCGAAAAGGAAACCGGTCGCGAAGCCGATCGCCCGCTGGTCGCGGCGGTGTTCGTCAACCGCCTGCGCAAGGGCATGTTGTTGCAAACCGACCCAACCGTCATCTATGGCATTGGTGCCGGCTTTGACGGCAATCTGCGCAAGCGGGACCTGCTGACCGACACCCCGTACAATACCTATACCCGGCCGGGCCTGCCGCCAACGCCGATTGCCATGCCCGGTCAGGCTTCGCTGCGGGCCGCGCTCAATCCGGCGCGCAGCGAAGCGATTTATTTCGTCGCCCGTGGCGATGGCAGCAGCCAGTTTTCGCAGACGCTGGATGAACACAACAATGCAGTTAACCGATACCAGAGGGGTGGAAAGTGA
- a CDS encoding folate-binding protein YgfZ — translation MNPHWRSFLESTEGVFDTGSTELLNFGDAAGELLAAKQQTVVVPLTHLGLIEATGDEAKAFLHSQFTSDINHLGDGQAQHAGWCTAKGRMQASFVVWHQGERYLLALAADLQEAAQKRLQMFVLRAKVKLVAQTDTTVMLGLSGPQGREALADAGLPCPDEAMTAASIDTTTVIHLDAGRFMIVAPESAMAALWQKLSIKARPAGLPAWRWLDIQAAFPLVTLATKEEFVPQMADFEKIGGVSFHKGCYPGQEIVARTQYLGKVKRHLFRLSSTQALKAGDVLHSPDNPDQSCGMVMTAAPSPAGGYEALAVVQSNFAGNVRLGSLEGPAVQAVAVNP, via the coding sequence ATGAATCCCCACTGGCGCAGCTTTCTCGAATCGACCGAAGGTGTCTTCGATACCGGTTCGACCGAGCTTCTCAACTTTGGCGACGCGGCCGGCGAATTACTTGCAGCCAAACAGCAGACCGTCGTCGTCCCGCTCACCCATCTCGGCCTGATCGAAGCCACCGGCGACGAAGCCAAGGCTTTCCTGCACAGCCAGTTCACCAGTGACATCAATCATCTGGGCGACGGACAGGCGCAACATGCCGGATGGTGTACGGCCAAAGGACGGATGCAGGCCAGTTTTGTCGTCTGGCACCAGGGCGAACGCTATCTCCTGGCGCTTGCCGCCGATCTGCAGGAGGCTGCGCAGAAACGGCTGCAGATGTTTGTCCTCCGCGCCAAGGTCAAGCTTGTTGCGCAGACTGACACCACCGTCATGCTCGGCCTGTCCGGCCCGCAGGGCCGGGAAGCGCTGGCCGACGCCGGGTTGCCGTGCCCGGACGAGGCAATGACCGCCGCCAGTATCGACACGACAACCGTCATTCACCTCGATGCCGGACGCTTCATGATCGTCGCCCCTGAATCGGCGATGGCCGCGCTGTGGCAGAAACTCAGCATCAAGGCCCGGCCGGCCGGCCTTCCTGCCTGGCGCTGGCTCGACATCCAGGCCGCTTTCCCGCTCGTCACACTGGCCACCAAGGAAGAATTCGTACCGCAGATGGCCGATTTCGAAAAAATCGGCGGCGTCAGCTTCCACAAGGGCTGCTATCCCGGTCAGGAAATCGTCGCCCGCACCCAGTACCTCGGCAAGGTCAAGCGCCACCTCTTCCGCCTGAGCAGCACCCAGGCGCTCAAGGCGGGCGATGTCCTGCATTCTCCGGACAACCCGGACCAGTCCTGCGGCATGGTCATGACGGCAGCCCCGTCGCCAGCTGGCGGCTACGAAGCACTGGCCGTCGTCCAGAGCAACTTTGCCGGCAATGTTCGCCTCGGTTCGCTGGAAGGCCCCGCCGTTCAGGCTGTTGCCGTCAATCCGTAA
- a CDS encoding NRDE family protein has protein sequence MCLIVVGWRVDPDYPLVVAANRDEFYARPTAALARWPDAPQVIGGLDLQAGGTWLGISESGRFAAVTNVREPGMAQGPKSRGALTRSFLTGTLAAGDYASQIDGTQYSGFNLLLGDGETLVYCSNRDGPPRPLAPGIYGLSNHLLDSPWPKLLAARQRFAEALPRLPDQSAFFDLLADQTIVADENLPRTGVPIEWERLLSAIFVKSENYGTRASTVLMQAADGEITVHENSFGPHGQPLQSSLISTSA, from the coding sequence ATGTGCCTGATCGTCGTCGGCTGGCGGGTTGATCCGGATTACCCGCTGGTCGTCGCGGCCAACCGTGACGAATTTTATGCCCGCCCCACCGCAGCTTTGGCGCGTTGGCCCGATGCTCCGCAAGTCATCGGCGGGCTCGACCTTCAGGCCGGGGGGACATGGCTGGGCATCAGCGAGTCCGGCCGTTTTGCCGCCGTCACCAACGTGCGTGAACCGGGCATGGCCCAAGGGCCAAAATCGCGCGGCGCACTGACCCGCAGTTTTCTCACGGGTACATTGGCGGCCGGGGATTACGCCAGCCAGATCGACGGCACTCAGTATTCGGGCTTCAATCTCCTGCTTGGCGATGGCGAGACGCTGGTCTATTGCTCGAATCGCGATGGTCCGCCGCGGCCCCTGGCCCCTGGCATCTATGGACTGTCAAATCACCTGCTGGACAGTCCCTGGCCCAAACTTCTTGCCGCCCGCCAACGATTTGCCGAGGCCCTGCCCCGCCTGCCGGATCAATCGGCATTTTTTGACCTGCTGGCGGACCAGACCATCGTTGCCGATGAAAATCTGCCCCGTACGGGGGTGCCGATTGAATGGGAACGCCTGCTTTCCGCCATCTTCGTCAAATCGGAAAACTATGGCACCCGGGCGTCCACCGTGCTCATGCAGGCTGCCGATGGCGAGATCACCGT